In one window of Nakamurella sp. PAMC28650 DNA:
- a CDS encoding AlkA N-terminal domain-containing protein, whose amino-acid sequence MIADSDAAYRAVQTRDARFDGQFFTAVRTTGIYCRPGCPARTPLRRNVDFYPTSAAAQAAGFRACRRCLPDATPGSPEWNLRADAVGAAMRLIGDGVVDREGVPGLAARLGYTSRHLGRMLTTEVGAGPLALARARRAHTARVLLTSSPLPIADVAFAAGFASIRQFNETMQEIYATDPSTLRSRHRRVGSAVGELTLRLALREPFAGDALLDFLAARALTGVEYVQGRIYARTLALPAGRGTVRLKFPEPGESAIVTATLHLEQLSDVVPAMDRCRRLLDADADPVRVDQQLSADPCLAESVRRSPGLRLPGAVSGPEILLRAIFGQQVSVASARTTLGRLTTAFGRPLGAAPDSPGFDHRLTHLFPAPSDLASVDPRAIVGPARRAATVTAACAAIAAGDLVIDAGRRTNELSAELEAFPGIGPWTAAYVALRVLGDPDVLMTGDLVLRQGAAVLGLPADPAALIAHARTWSPFRSYAGLHLWRAAGTNRSRSTIPSKGHT is encoded by the coding sequence GTGATCGCAGATTCCGACGCCGCCTACCGCGCCGTCCAAACCCGAGATGCCAGATTCGACGGGCAGTTCTTCACCGCCGTCCGCACGACAGGCATCTACTGCAGGCCCGGCTGCCCGGCCCGCACGCCACTTCGCCGGAATGTCGACTTCTATCCGACGTCAGCCGCGGCTCAGGCTGCCGGCTTCCGCGCCTGCCGTCGTTGTCTGCCAGACGCCACTCCCGGCTCGCCCGAATGGAATCTTCGGGCGGACGCGGTCGGGGCCGCCATGCGTTTGATCGGCGACGGAGTGGTCGACCGGGAGGGTGTCCCCGGGTTGGCTGCCCGTCTGGGGTACACCTCACGACATCTGGGCCGGATGCTGACGACGGAGGTCGGGGCCGGGCCGCTGGCTCTGGCCCGGGCTCGCCGGGCTCACACGGCCAGGGTTTTGCTGACCAGTTCACCGCTGCCGATCGCGGACGTTGCCTTCGCCGCGGGGTTTGCCAGCATTCGACAGTTCAACGAGACGATGCAGGAGATCTACGCCACCGATCCCAGCACGCTGCGCAGCCGGCATCGGCGAGTCGGTTCCGCGGTGGGCGAGCTGACCCTCCGATTGGCCCTGCGCGAACCTTTCGCCGGCGACGCCCTGTTGGATTTCCTTGCTGCCCGGGCGCTGACGGGGGTCGAGTACGTCCAAGGCAGGATTTACGCGCGGACGCTGGCACTGCCGGCCGGCCGTGGCACGGTCCGACTCAAGTTCCCGGAGCCGGGAGAGTCCGCCATCGTGACTGCGACCCTTCACCTCGAGCAACTGTCGGACGTCGTACCTGCGATGGACCGATGCCGTCGTTTGCTGGACGCCGACGCGGATCCGGTCCGGGTCGACCAACAGCTGTCCGCCGATCCGTGCTTGGCGGAATCCGTGCGTCGATCCCCCGGCCTGCGCCTTCCCGGAGCCGTGAGCGGCCCGGAGATCCTGCTGCGGGCAATCTTCGGCCAGCAGGTATCGGTGGCTTCCGCCCGCACCACGCTCGGTCGACTGACCACGGCATTCGGGCGTCCGCTGGGCGCTGCGCCGGACAGCCCTGGTTTCGACCATCGGTTGACGCATCTGTTCCCCGCGCCGTCAGACCTGGCGTCGGTCGACCCGAGGGCGATCGTGGGACCCGCCCGTCGCGCGGCGACCGTCACTGCGGCCTGTGCGGCGATTGCCGCGGGAGACCTGGTCATCGATGCCGGACGGCGGACCAACGAGTTGTCGGCCGAGTTGGAGGCCTTTCCTGGCATCGGCCCCTGGACGGCGGCATACGTCGCGCTCCGCGTGCTCGGCGACCCGGACGTGTTGATGACGGGTGATCTGGTTCTCCGGCAGGGCGCCGCCGTCCTTGGTCTACCGGCCGACCCGGCGGCACTGATCGCCCATGCCAGAACATGGAGCCCATTTCGCTCCTACGCCGGCCTGCACCTCTGGCGTGCCGCCGGTACCAATCGCTCGCGTTCGACGATCCCTTCGAAAGGCCACACATGA
- a CDS encoding sulfate adenylyltransferase subunit 1, which produces MRGLLRFATAGSVDDGKSTLVGRLLHDSKSVLSDQLDAVERTSAARGLDSPDLSLLVDGLRAEREQGITIDVAYRYFATGVRSFILADTPGHVQYTRNTVTGASTADLVIILVDARTGVIGQTRRHAAVAALLGVPHLLLAVNKIDLVDFDQSVFDSIAAEFDRYAVDLGIGEVTAIPISALHGDNVVTRSERIGWYDGPSILEHLEQVELTDTAGTGALRFPVQYVIRPRSAAYPDYRGYAGRITAGSVRPGDEVVVLPSGRRSVISLIDTADGAKDVAVAGDSVTLLLADEVDLSRGDLIAGVGNAPESVTEFSATVTQLADKGLRPGMRALLRYGTATHRVIVSQIEHLLDIDTLTEHPAPAVLALNDIAQVNLRTVEPVPVEAFRPGGAVGSLLIIDPADGTTLAAGMAGHRRAALQSGAQSDDDDRCRPESELLPPGNASAPREAAVPSDNFPTPGP; this is translated from the coding sequence GTGCGTGGGTTGTTGAGGTTCGCCACCGCCGGGTCGGTCGACGACGGGAAGTCCACCCTGGTCGGCCGGTTGCTGCACGATTCCAAGTCGGTCCTGTCGGACCAGTTGGATGCGGTGGAGCGGACGTCGGCGGCGCGGGGGTTGGACAGCCCCGACTTGTCGCTGCTGGTGGACGGTTTGCGCGCCGAGCGGGAGCAGGGCATCACCATCGATGTCGCCTACCGGTATTTCGCCACCGGCGTGCGCAGTTTCATCCTGGCCGACACTCCCGGCCATGTGCAGTACACACGCAACACCGTGACCGGCGCGTCGACCGCGGACCTGGTGATCATCCTGGTGGACGCGCGGACCGGGGTGATCGGCCAGACCCGCCGTCATGCGGCAGTGGCGGCGTTGTTGGGGGTCCCGCACCTGCTGTTGGCCGTGAACAAGATCGACCTGGTCGATTTCGACCAGTCGGTGTTCGATTCGATCGCGGCCGAGTTCGACCGGTATGCGGTGGATCTGGGGATCGGGGAGGTCACTGCGATCCCGATCTCGGCGTTGCACGGGGACAACGTCGTGACCCGGTCGGAGCGGATCGGATGGTACGACGGGCCGAGCATCCTGGAACATCTGGAGCAGGTGGAGTTGACCGACACCGCCGGTACGGGGGCGTTGCGGTTCCCGGTGCAGTACGTCATCCGGCCGCGTTCGGCGGCCTACCCGGACTACCGCGGGTACGCCGGACGGATCACCGCCGGTTCGGTGCGCCCCGGCGATGAGGTCGTGGTGCTGCCCTCCGGTCGGCGTAGCGTCATCTCTCTGATCGACACCGCAGACGGTGCGAAGGATGTCGCGGTGGCCGGTGACTCGGTGACATTGCTGCTGGCCGACGAGGTGGACCTGTCGCGCGGGGATCTGATCGCCGGGGTGGGTAATGCACCGGAGTCGGTGACGGAGTTCTCGGCGACGGTGACCCAGTTGGCCGACAAGGGCTTGCGGCCGGGGATGCGGGCGTTGCTGCGGTACGGGACCGCCACCCACCGGGTGATCGTGTCGCAGATCGAGCACCTGCTGGACATCGACACGCTCACCGAACATCCCGCCCCCGCGGTACTGGCGCTCAACGACATCGCCCAGGTGAATCTGCGGACCGTGGAACCTGTTCCGGTGGAGGCGTTCCGGCCCGGCGGCGCCGTCGGTTCGTTGCTGATCATTGATCCCGCGGACGGCACCACGCTGGCCGCCGGCATGGCCGGCCACCGCCGCGCCGCACTGCAATCCGGGGCGCAGTCCGATGACGACGATCGATGTCGACCCGAGAGCGAACTCCTGCCCCCTGGCAATGCCTCCGCTCCGCGTGAGGCCGCCGTGCCATCCGACAACTTCCCGACTCCTGGTCCGTAA
- a CDS encoding DUF222 domain-containing protein produces MNAVANLRDGAFWKIGAEDLPVLAGALDAGAVGAEQVRTIAATMGTLPTAMPVLDREWWEKFLVDQAGALDPRQLDQVAAAVLDATDPDGTLDETQTRTRMEFSLGSRNARTDLTGLTGG; encoded by the coding sequence ATGAACGCCGTCGCGAATTTGCGGGACGGCGCGTTCTGGAAGATCGGCGCCGAAGATCTGCCGGTGCTGGCCGGGGCCCTGGACGCCGGAGCAGTCGGTGCCGAGCAGGTCCGGACGATCGCAGCGACGATGGGCACACTCCCCACCGCCATGCCCGTCCTGGACCGGGAGTGGTGGGAGAAGTTCCTGGTCGACCAGGCCGGCGCACTGGACCCGCGGCAGTTGGATCAGGTCGCCGCGGCGGTCCTGGACGCCACCGACCCCGACGGGACCCTCGACGAAACCCAGACCAGGACGCGGATGGAATTCTCGCTGGGGTCCCGTAACGCCCGGACCGACCTGACCGGCCTGACCGGGGGCTGA
- a CDS encoding ABC transporter permease, with amino-acid sequence MPTLDLNKAAAVAEPVSGGEQLEREDTAAVGAGLDALEAHVVSRRPAWKRFLGGFYPPLIALLAFLGLWELAYARKWKPDYALPSPSSVWTTFAGMVSDGSALTVIWTSVSRGLIGFAASIVLGSLIGLSLFRFKWLRAAVGPLLSGLQSLPSVAWVPMAVLWFGLSSGSIYAVVLLGAVPSIANGLLSGMDQVPPLLTRVGKVLGLGQLGLMKDVLIPASLPGYLAGLRQGWAFSWRSLMAAELIVRSSTLGLGLGQLMNQGRDLSDPPTMYTALILIFIVGIGIELIFFRPVERRILSARGLTPTAR; translated from the coding sequence ATGCCCACGCTTGATCTGAACAAGGCCGCCGCCGTTGCTGAGCCGGTGTCGGGTGGGGAACAGCTCGAGCGGGAGGACACGGCCGCAGTCGGTGCGGGTCTGGACGCGTTGGAAGCCCACGTCGTTTCCCGGCGTCCGGCGTGGAAGCGATTCCTGGGTGGCTTCTACCCGCCGCTGATCGCCCTCCTCGCCTTTCTGGGGCTGTGGGAGTTGGCGTACGCCCGCAAGTGGAAGCCCGACTATGCCCTGCCGTCTCCGTCGAGCGTCTGGACCACCTTCGCAGGAATGGTGTCGGACGGGTCGGCTCTGACCGTGATCTGGACGAGCGTCAGCCGCGGCCTGATCGGGTTCGCTGCGTCCATCGTGCTGGGCTCGCTGATCGGTCTGTCGCTGTTCCGGTTCAAGTGGCTCCGTGCGGCGGTCGGTCCGTTGCTCAGCGGCTTGCAGTCGCTGCCCTCCGTCGCCTGGGTTCCGATGGCTGTGCTGTGGTTCGGGCTGTCCAGCGGGTCGATCTACGCGGTGGTGCTGCTCGGTGCGGTGCCTTCGATCGCCAACGGCCTGCTGTCCGGGATGGATCAGGTGCCGCCTCTGTTGACCAGGGTCGGCAAGGTCCTCGGTCTCGGACAGCTCGGGTTGATGAAGGACGTGCTGATTCCGGCCTCGTTGCCCGGGTACCTGGCCGGGCTCCGGCAGGGTTGGGCCTTTTCCTGGCGCTCGCTGATGGCTGCCGAACTGATCGTTCGTTCCTCAACCCTCGGGCTGGGTCTGGGACAGCTGATGAACCAAGGTCGCGACCTGTCCGATCCGCCCACGATGTACACCGCACTGATCCTGATCTTCATCGTGGGGATCGGCATCGAGCTCATCTTCTTCCGCCCTGTCGAGCGGCGGATCCTGTCTGCCCGCGGACTCACCCCGACCGCGCGGTAG
- a CDS encoding ABC transporter substrate-binding protein — protein sequence MYRLTSARRSRFRLAATTVLAGVAVLATACGSSSSTASSSAGSSSAAPGGAVAAPGGAAAGSSGAAAAGAVAGTLRLGYFANVTHAAAVLGVADGTFAKAVGSTKLETQVFNAGPAAIEALNAGAIDAAFLGPSPAINSFVKSKGDSLRIVAGATDNGVSLVVRAGVKSAADLKGKSIADPQLGGTQDVALREYLFKNGLKVQTNGGSDVDVVNQDNAQTLDLFKSGQVDGAWLPEPWASRLVEAGGKTLVDETSLWPNGQFPTTILIVGKKFLDQYPGTVQSLISGELAAAGEITANPAKASAAINDAIGKLTGKKLSDSVMASSFKNIKVTYDPLAATYNASSQHAVDGGLLKTVPDINGILDLRILNKLLKAEGKTPVSAAGLGQE from the coding sequence ATGTATCGCTTGACATCTGCTCGTCGATCTCGCTTCAGACTCGCCGCCACGACAGTGCTTGCCGGTGTTGCCGTCCTGGCCACCGCGTGTGGTTCGTCCTCCAGCACTGCTTCCTCTTCCGCGGGATCCTCTTCGGCGGCCCCGGGCGGTGCGGTCGCAGCTCCCGGTGGTGCTGCTGCCGGCTCGTCCGGTGCCGCGGCCGCCGGGGCGGTGGCGGGGACACTGCGCCTGGGCTACTTCGCCAACGTGACGCACGCGGCCGCGGTGCTCGGGGTGGCCGATGGAACCTTCGCGAAAGCTGTGGGCAGCACCAAGCTCGAGACCCAGGTGTTCAACGCCGGTCCGGCCGCAATCGAAGCACTCAACGCCGGCGCGATCGATGCGGCCTTTCTGGGACCGAGCCCCGCGATCAACTCGTTCGTCAAGTCCAAGGGTGATTCTCTGCGAATCGTGGCCGGTGCCACCGACAACGGCGTATCGCTGGTCGTCAGGGCCGGGGTCAAGTCCGCGGCCGACCTGAAGGGCAAGTCCATCGCGGACCCTCAACTCGGTGGGACGCAGGACGTTGCGTTGCGGGAGTACCTGTTCAAGAACGGCTTGAAGGTGCAGACCAACGGAGGAAGTGACGTCGACGTGGTCAACCAGGACAACGCCCAGACGTTGGATTTGTTCAAATCCGGTCAGGTCGACGGTGCCTGGCTGCCCGAACCATGGGCATCGCGACTGGTCGAGGCCGGTGGCAAGACGCTGGTCGACGAGACGAGCCTGTGGCCGAACGGTCAGTTCCCGACGACGATCCTCATCGTCGGGAAGAAGTTCCTGGACCAGTACCCCGGGACGGTGCAGTCGCTGATCTCCGGTGAGCTCGCCGCGGCCGGCGAGATCACCGCGAATCCGGCGAAGGCGTCGGCGGCGATCAACGATGCGATCGGCAAGCTGACCGGCAAGAAACTCTCGGACTCGGTGATGGCCAGTTCGTTCAAGAACATCAAGGTCACCTACGACCCGTTGGCCGCCACCTACAACGCGTCCAGCCAGCACGCGGTCGACGGCGGACTGCTCAAGACCGTGCCGGACATCAACGGCATCCTCGACCTCCGCATTCTCAACAAGTTGCTCAAGGCCGAGGGCAAGACCCCGGTCAGCGCAGCCGGTCTCGGACAGGAGTGA
- a CDS encoding ABC transporter ATP-binding protein, producing MTTIADVSTQLEQLDFQEDDPRVVPLAPEPTSEATPGVLIEGVSKVFRGPGGAVAALDNINLSVAPGEFVCLLGASGCGKSTLLNLIAGLDKPTLGSVTVAGRPALMFQEAALFPWLTAGANIALALKLAGVPRSQRSSRVDELLELVRLGGTARRRIHELSGGQRQRVALARALAQNGQVLLMDEPFAALDAITRDVLHDELTRVWKRTGNSVVFVTHNVREAVRLGQRVVLLSSRPGRVVGEWRVDIKGPRTIEHPEVSALASQITLRLREEIASHAHA from the coding sequence ATGACAACGATCGCCGACGTTTCCACGCAGCTGGAGCAGCTCGACTTCCAGGAGGATGACCCGCGCGTCGTTCCCCTCGCTCCCGAACCGACCTCGGAGGCCACGCCAGGTGTACTGATCGAAGGTGTCAGCAAGGTGTTCCGTGGCCCCGGCGGCGCGGTGGCTGCGTTGGACAACATCAACCTCTCGGTGGCTCCCGGCGAGTTCGTGTGTCTGCTCGGAGCGTCCGGTTGCGGCAAGTCCACGCTGCTGAATCTGATTGCCGGGTTGGACAAGCCGACGCTGGGCAGCGTCACCGTGGCCGGTCGGCCGGCGTTGATGTTCCAGGAAGCGGCGTTGTTCCCGTGGTTGACGGCCGGGGCCAACATCGCGTTGGCGCTGAAACTCGCCGGTGTTCCTCGATCGCAGCGCTCGTCACGGGTCGACGAACTGCTCGAACTGGTGCGTCTGGGTGGCACCGCCAGGCGACGGATCCACGAGCTGTCCGGCGGGCAGCGACAGCGGGTCGCATTGGCGCGGGCCCTGGCGCAGAACGGCCAGGTGCTGCTGATGGACGAGCCCTTCGCTGCGCTCGATGCGATCACGCGGGATGTGCTGCACGACGAGCTGACGAGGGTCTGGAAACGAACCGGGAACAGCGTGGTCTTCGTGACCCACAACGTCCGGGAAGCCGTCCGGTTGGGGCAGCGGGTCGTATTGCTGTCCTCCCGGCCCGGCCGCGTCGTCGGCGAGTGGCGGGTCGATATCAAGGGTCCTCGCACCATCGAGCACCCTGAGGTGTCGGCGTTGGCGTCGCAGATCACGCTCCGCCTGCGGGAGGAGATCGCCAGCCATGCCCACGCTTGA
- the ychF gene encoding redox-regulated ATPase YchF, translated as MSLTLGIVGLPNVGKSTLFNALTRSDVLAANYPFATIEPNVGVVPLPDPRLDALAKVFSSVRIVPAVVSFVDIAGIVKGASEGAGLGNKFLATIREADAICQVVRVFDDDDVIHVDGKVDPLADVETVNTELILADMQTIDKALPRLEKEARTQKDRKPMLEAAQQAATILDSGKTLFSARAKLDLVLLRELTLLTAKPFLYVFNSDEGVLTDLDKRAELAAAVAPADAVFLDAKVEFELLELDDESALELLESVGQDEPGLHALARAGFHTLGLQTYLTAGPKESRAWTIKQGATAPQAAGVIHSDFERGFIKAEVVSFKDLTTAGSMAAAKAAGKVRIEGKDYVMADGDVVEFRHNTTSGGKSV; from the coding sequence GTGAGTCTCACCCTCGGCATCGTCGGCCTGCCCAACGTCGGCAAGTCCACTCTGTTCAACGCCCTGACCCGCTCTGATGTGCTCGCCGCGAACTACCCGTTCGCCACGATCGAGCCCAACGTGGGAGTGGTCCCGCTGCCGGACCCCCGTCTGGACGCGCTGGCCAAGGTCTTCTCCTCGGTGCGCATCGTGCCCGCCGTGGTGTCCTTCGTCGACATCGCCGGCATCGTCAAAGGGGCCAGCGAGGGTGCCGGGCTCGGCAACAAGTTCCTGGCCACCATCCGTGAGGCGGACGCGATCTGCCAGGTCGTCCGGGTCTTCGACGATGACGACGTCATCCACGTCGACGGCAAGGTCGATCCGCTGGCCGACGTCGAGACGGTCAACACCGAACTGATCCTCGCCGACATGCAGACCATCGACAAGGCGCTCCCGCGGCTGGAGAAGGAGGCCCGCACGCAGAAGGACCGCAAGCCGATGCTCGAGGCCGCGCAGCAGGCAGCCACCATCCTGGACTCCGGTAAGACCCTGTTCTCCGCGCGCGCCAAGCTGGATCTCGTCCTGTTGCGCGAGCTGACCCTGTTGACGGCCAAGCCCTTCCTCTACGTCTTCAACTCCGACGAGGGTGTGTTGACCGATCTCGACAAGCGGGCCGAGCTCGCAGCGGCGGTCGCCCCGGCCGACGCGGTATTCCTGGACGCGAAGGTCGAATTCGAGTTGCTGGAGCTGGACGACGAATCAGCGCTGGAGCTGCTCGAGTCCGTCGGTCAGGACGAACCCGGGCTGCATGCACTGGCCAGGGCGGGCTTCCATACCCTGGGCCTGCAGACGTACCTGACGGCCGGTCCCAAGGAGTCGCGGGCCTGGACGATCAAGCAGGGTGCCACCGCCCCGCAGGCGGCCGGAGTCATCCACTCGGACTTCGAGCGCGGGTTCATCAAGGCAGAGGTCGTCTCCTTCAAGGATCTGACGACTGCCGGCTCGATGGCGGCGGCCAAGGCCGCCGGCAAGGTGCGGATCGAGGGCAAGGACTACGTCATGGCTGATGGCGACGTCGTCGAGTTCCGTCACAATACAACGTCAGGTGGAAAGAGCGTTTGA
- a CDS encoding class I SAM-dependent methyltransferase yields MTNTPPTPDSSATTDGSATMEHPLPTDGSTSAAASPNTRWEEQVVGERWTFYTDRFDQMTADGTDLEGEARFVDALLQRNSAVLDAGCGTGRIAAGLQRMGHRAIGVDKDAGLIEIAMNRYPGVPFLACDLLLLDSERSASVGGPATFDLIALPGNVMVYLAPGSEPRVLSTLAGLLRPAGRIVAGFATDREYSADAFCSDAEAAGLVVEHHFATWQLGPVSPDSDWAVIVLRGPGQPDDDADDRTKWTSAANWPGDEQ; encoded by the coding sequence GTGACCAACACCCCTCCCACGCCCGACAGCTCCGCCACGACGGACGGCTCGGCCACCATGGAGCACCCGCTACCGACGGACGGTTCGACGTCGGCCGCGGCCTCCCCGAACACTCGTTGGGAGGAGCAGGTGGTGGGGGAACGCTGGACCTTCTACACCGACCGGTTCGACCAGATGACCGCCGACGGCACGGATCTGGAAGGTGAGGCCCGCTTCGTCGATGCCCTGCTGCAACGGAACTCCGCGGTGCTGGACGCCGGGTGCGGCACCGGCCGGATCGCGGCCGGTCTGCAGCGGATGGGACACCGGGCGATCGGCGTCGACAAGGACGCGGGGCTCATCGAGATCGCCATGAATCGGTACCCGGGAGTCCCGTTCCTGGCCTGCGACCTGCTGTTGCTCGACTCCGAGAGGTCGGCATCGGTCGGTGGCCCGGCTACTTTCGATCTGATCGCGCTGCCGGGCAACGTCATGGTCTACCTGGCTCCGGGGTCGGAGCCGCGGGTGCTGTCGACGTTGGCCGGCCTGCTCAGACCGGCCGGGCGGATCGTCGCAGGGTTCGCCACCGATCGCGAGTACTCGGCGGACGCGTTCTGCTCCGATGCCGAAGCCGCCGGTCTGGTGGTCGAACACCACTTCGCGACCTGGCAGCTCGGGCCCGTCTCCCCTGATTCCGACTGGGCGGTGATCGTCCTGCGGGGTCCAGGCCAACCGGATGACGACGCCGACGATCGGACGAAGTGGACTTCCGCCGCCAACTGGCCCGGCGACGAGCAATAG
- a CDS encoding sirohydrochlorin chelatase yields MTIDAAEEADSPRLGTRFDGPPLVGLAHGSRDPRAAVAIDDLMAAVAALRPGLIVTSAFLDLAEPDLSTAVIGLDTERAVVLPLLFAQAFHARVDVPEAIQAAAERSGTALVAGEILGLGPQVLAALQEQARRSGVRPDQEILLLAVGTSDPVANEAVADLAHLWSSQRRARVRPVFATTAPRAADALAESWTSPPAVVSLFLAPGLLLDQVSARASELGVLVTEPLGSAMAQLVLDRYDSALASSDLRSLS; encoded by the coding sequence ATGACGATCGATGCGGCCGAAGAGGCAGATTCACCGCGGTTGGGAACACGGTTCGACGGACCTCCCTTGGTAGGCCTGGCTCACGGCAGCCGGGATCCCCGCGCGGCCGTCGCCATCGACGACTTGATGGCTGCCGTCGCCGCGCTGCGGCCAGGACTGATCGTGACGTCGGCCTTCCTGGATCTGGCCGAACCGGATCTGAGTACCGCTGTAATCGGGCTGGATACCGAGCGGGCTGTGGTGTTGCCACTGCTGTTTGCTCAGGCGTTCCACGCGAGAGTCGATGTTCCCGAAGCAATTCAGGCTGCTGCCGAGCGCTCCGGTACTGCGCTGGTGGCCGGCGAGATCCTGGGGCTCGGACCGCAGGTGCTGGCAGCTTTGCAGGAGCAGGCCCGTCGGTCCGGGGTCAGACCGGATCAGGAGATCCTCCTGCTTGCTGTCGGCACCTCGGATCCGGTCGCCAATGAAGCCGTCGCCGACCTGGCCCACCTGTGGTCGTCGCAGCGCCGCGCACGCGTCCGTCCGGTGTTCGCGACGACAGCGCCACGGGCCGCCGACGCGCTTGCCGAGTCGTGGACGTCGCCGCCGGCTGTGGTGTCGCTGTTCCTCGCGCCAGGACTGCTTCTTGATCAGGTCAGTGCGCGGGCGTCGGAGCTCGGGGTTCTGGTGACCGAACCCCTCGGCTCGGCGATGGCGCAACTGGTGCTCGACCGCTACGACTCCGCGCTGGCATCCAGCGATCTGAGATCACTCTCGTGA
- a CDS encoding transposase: protein MGSTRRSFTDEYKRDAVSLIVDGGHTIGEVARKLDICDTSIRKWVSKIQPQGEPAAEKPLTESERTELARLRKENAKLELQLEFAKKVSTWFAKGQQ, encoded by the coding sequence ATGGGTTCGACCCGGAGGAGCTTCACCGATGAGTACAAGCGGGATGCGGTCTCGTTGATCGTCGACGGCGGCCATACCATCGGCGAGGTCGCCAGGAAGTTGGACATCTGCGACACGTCGATACGGAAATGGGTGAGCAAGATTCAACCCCAGGGGGAACCGGCTGCGGAGAAACCGTTGACCGAGTCGGAGCGGACCGAGCTTGCTCGGCTCCGCAAGGAGAACGCGAAACTGGAATTGCAGCTTGAGTTCGCAAAAAAAGTTTCGACCTGGTTCGCGAAAGGCCAGCAGTGA
- a CDS encoding methylated-DNA--[protein]-cysteine S-methyltransferase yields MTIARTATIYTQIGPFTVIVADTPEGPVVLASGWTPGPDDLLPVISPSLRPDTTTEVRRIEGITDAAVAYHEGDFAAVDSVVVQQLSGPFLMHAWEMLRTVKPGEPVTYSEFAVLSGRPTAIRGAASACARNAAALFVPCHRVLRTDGSLGGFRWGLPAKRWLLDHESDLRSLDASAES; encoded by the coding sequence ATGACCATCGCCCGTACCGCCACCATCTACACCCAGATCGGCCCGTTCACGGTGATCGTCGCCGACACCCCGGAAGGTCCTGTGGTGCTGGCCTCCGGTTGGACGCCGGGACCGGACGACCTCCTACCGGTGATCTCACCCTCGCTCCGCCCGGACACCACCACCGAGGTTCGGCGGATCGAGGGCATCACCGATGCCGCGGTCGCCTACCACGAGGGCGATTTCGCAGCCGTGGACAGCGTTGTCGTGCAACAACTTTCCGGCCCCTTCCTGATGCACGCCTGGGAGATGCTCCGCACCGTGAAGCCGGGCGAACCGGTGACCTACAGCGAATTCGCGGTGTTGTCCGGCCGCCCGACCGCGATCCGCGGCGCTGCCTCGGCCTGCGCACGGAACGCCGCCGCGCTCTTCGTCCCCTGCCACCGGGTGCTCCGCACCGACGGGTCCCTCGGGGGTTTCCGCTGGGGCCTGCCGGCGAAGCGGTGGCTGCTCGATCACGAGAGTGATCTCAGATCGCTGGATGCCAGCGCGGAGTCGTAG